From the genome of Lycorma delicatula isolate Av1 chromosome 11, ASM4794821v1, whole genome shotgun sequence, one region includes:
- the LOC142332138 gene encoding uncharacterized protein LOC142332138 → MANNLDGKSVNQPDSLIHSLKMDENSTNKNNEKIVMTVAHLYIDAIDKHRERLRICLHEDAVLDWFGRTIIGNDEIITFLNTMFPLTIHYIHYAKACDPVPHRSKSCNRSLQENIDEQNNNDSDKLKDKSLKRRYTSPCAVKDVNPITNLINILAGINQTSYGNIKCSKIPKLTPQFCVSAVTIPEKTEKDDHDKNRKAIIIFGNLYIQSKYRKSVVWERKLKNIIIEYDSTIKLIIYEGASNCRKNLSKLFDEL, encoded by the coding sequence tttaaaaatggatgaaaatagcactaataagaataatgaaaaaatagtaatgaCAGTCGCTCATCTTTATATAGATGCGATCGATAAACATCGTGAACGATTACGTATATGTTTACATGAAGATGCAGTTTTAGACTGGTTCGGTCGTACAATAATCGGTAATGATGAGATAATAACGTTTCTCAATACGATGTTTCCGTTGACgatacattatatacattatgCAAAAGCATGCGATCCTGTACCACATCGTTCTAAATCATGTAATCGCAGCTTACAAGAAAATATTGATGAacagaataataatgatagtgataagttaaaagataaatcattaaaaaggcGTTATACATCACCATGTGCAGTTAAAGATGTTAATCCGATAACGAATCTTATTAATATATTAGCTGGAATAAATCAAACATCGTATGGtaatataaaatgttcaaaaataccaaaattaacACCTCAGTTCTGTGTCAGTGCTGTTACAATaccagaaaaaactgaaaaagatgaCCATGACAAAAATCGTAAAGCGataattatttttggtaatttatatatacagtcGAAATATAGGAAATCAGTAGTATGGGaaaggaaattgaaaaatattattatagagtACGATtcgacaattaaattaattatttatgaaggtGCCAGTAATTGTCGTAAAAATCTGTCTAAACTTTTTGATgaattatga